TTGACCAataagcatttgttttattttatataatgatcgggagtaataaaaagaaataacgACCATCAGTTTCAATTAGGTTTCACTAAAACGTGTTTCCCGCCAAAAGGTAAGAGGCTACACTTCTTTGGTCACTTTCCCGGGTAAAGTATCCTAGCTAGCCTGCTTTGAAGTAGCATATTGGCATTTCCAGGTATCGTGATGCGGGTTACTTGACATAAATGACAGCGAGGTGAGCGTTTTGCgcgtttataaaaaaaattacattttcacaacAATATGTTTTCCATAGAGAAGGTAAGTTAAAcgtatttttggcatttttttaaaaaaaaacaacaaatttaaagtaaaatgtaaaaacagtctgGAAAGATGTATGTGCACCTTGAATTGTGAAAACGGCCTTTTGATGTTTAATCTTCGCTGTCAAATTGGCGGGAAGTGGCTGTGAACACATGGTTTGCTACGATAGGACAAGAGGAAGAAATTGTCTTCAAAGTTACCCAAATTAAGTTcttggcaatgcatattactaatcacaaATGAAGTTCTGGTGTATtgatggtaggaaatttacaaaagatCCAatcatttttggcattaaagaaaaattgatcattttgaccctacaatgtattgttggctatttatacaaataaaccCCAGCACCTTAAGACACTATGTATCCTGTGCACCATTTTAAACGACTTTTAAGCGTAACGTCCTTAATAGTCCCGCATGTAATAACAACAACTGAACATCACCTCCACAACGCAGAAGCCGAGCGCGTTATCGCATATTCCCGCCGATCTCACCCCTGTTACGCCGCCCGATCAGAATCGTCACGCGATAACGCAAACGCTTCCGCCGCGTCTGAAGCGCAATTACGTTCAAATCCCATTTCTCAGACACCCGTCCACGCCGTCTTGAACCCCTCGagctattaaaaaaagcagaaaattgGCTGGAATTAGCCGTCTCTCCGGCTCGTCAGCACAACCCTGCCGTACCGCGGCTGAAAAGAGGGCCGCGGAGGTCACGTCTGGGCAGGTCTCGGGGGGCCGGCGGGGCGCGTCTGAATGGCCCTCAGTCCGGTCCCTATAGCAACAGCCGGGGCCTCAGACCGGGCCTCCTGACAGATGCACATAATTAATGTGATTATATAGATATGTCAACCCCGTCACCCTCCACTTCATTAAGCCAGACACGGCCTCCAGACGTGGGAAAAAAATATCCGTCTGAGTTACTGGGTGACCAGACGTTACCGGGACAGCACCGGTGCGCTGGAGAGACAGAGGATACAGACACAAATGCACCTGGCAATTAAACTATATTTACCTACAAGGCCTCAAATATATCCTCAGTAGAAATAGAAGCTCCGTGATTGTTCGTATGGGACACGTGCACACGTTTTTATTAGATGTGCTATAATAACATCATTGAAAGAAGAAATATCTTTCCGTAAGGCTGAAATAAGGGCCCCGTAACCAGTCATATTCCCTTACCGGCTAGTAAACTAGTCTGCATGTGACCGTCTGACCCCTTGAGCGGGACGTTGCCGGCTCTGACTGTTAATCATGTCATCTTTCAGACGCAACGCTAAAAGCTTGAGCAGAGCGACGGAGGGACGTGGGATTTGAGGTCAGCCGGAGAAACGTTTATTTGTCACGGCGGCATTTGTCTTCGTAACGCTTTGCGAGTCACACTCAGAGATGCTTCCCGCTGGTTTTTAAGAAACATGTCGGCATTGACGACCCGGTAGTGATGTGCATCGACTGTGCTAATTAAAACAGCAATTTTTAGCTCTTTCGAAATCGACGGCATTGCGTGATGACCTGGAATACGTGTAGTCTGCGGACGAATATTTGTAATGATTTAGTAACTATTATTAAGTTTGTTCATCCGGCACATGTTACACACAATGGTAATTCGAAGCGCTTCACATAAACGGAAATGAtactaaaatgaaagaaaaaaaatcatcacaatgAAGCAAAACCTTTTGAAAATGACGCATGCGTGAAAATAAAACTGTCTATAAAACTGTCTTTTTGGGACGAGATCTGCTTCTGAACGGTTTAACACGCTTTTGGAAAGAAAGGCTGTTTTTTGAGTTTGTGGTTGAGTTTTTCTgattaatgcatctctttctgatCGAGATTCAGAGGCAACGGAGATCAACATATCAAGAGAAGTGATCAGATAACGGTACGTCCTTAAAagaacggttcacccaaaaataaaaacggcCTCGTATTTACATCTTCACCCACCTTTAAACCTACCCGTACCGCCAAACACGACCCTAAACTATACCCATAATCGCATTTAGTATCagtaacatgaataaaatactgcaaaatgtTGTCACGGAAAAACACAGCAGTCttgctattttttaaatgatcagttTATTGTTTCGAATCAAACGTAGGTCGGTTGACGTtagaaagttaataaataaatcagtgttaAATTACGAGCTCGGCCTAAGCCCACCAGCTTAAATGATATCCCTGATCACTTCCTCTGATCCTATGACTGAAGACAGCAGTTCAAaagcaggcaaaaaaaaataataataaaaatcatacgATCATTCATGAGACATGTGAGCAAAACGATTAGGACACATCAGCCATATAGCAaacacagcatttaaaatacaccattacattcttttaaaaaattcatcCAAGGCAACAgtacaaaatgaaatacaaatttcATTTTGGAACGACCGAGTCCATGAAACGCTTCATGATATTGTGCTGGTGGAAGAAACACCATTTCGGACCGCATCCCTGAGTTATCAGGCCCTTACGATTGCATTTCAACGAAACGATCACCACAACGGGGAACCGAAAACTtcttaagttaaaaaaaacgatGTTATCTCGGTGATCTTATGCATACGGTTAACTAGCATCTTCGCTTTGAACGCACCCAACAGAAATGTCCAAACAATACAACGGGTTTAGGTGAGCGTTTGTTTCCGAGGAGCCAGCCTTCTTCCGGTTGGCGCATCAGAAGTGTTTGCGTGACTGTTCGTGTTGATGTTGAAGAGCTGGATTCAGCACGAAGAGCTTCACTTCAGGGCCCTTTTTTTTAGTTGTGCATCAGATACTGGTGGAAGTAGATCCCGAAGAGGCTGCTGACGAGCTGACAGGCAGCGACCCACCACGTGAGGAAGGCCAAGATCCCCCGGAAGAAGATGGGCGTGAGGAGCCCGCGTAAGGCAATGAACAGCTCCGTCACGTGGGCTACGGTGGCCTGGATGTCCTCCTCCATGTCTTCTACATCCTCGTCGTCTTCCGGTCTGGGGACGGGTGGAGGGGCGGTGGGAAGCACAGGAGCAGGGGTCACACTCGGAGGCTCCGCTCCAAGGCCCCATGAAAAGTCACCTGATGGGtacattgtcatttttaaaaacatcttattgttgttttagaatattttttttaaacattaaataacctattacaaaattgtaataatattaataataataataataaagtaaaaatacaaaaatagtgaaaatatattttaacaaataatatacattaactCATTTGTTAATGTcattagtagtaataataaaaagtattataaaatacaaatttgttaatcattttaataataaatttaaaattaaaatctaaaataaatagttaataattaaaacaatttacagcagtgctgtcaaatgattaaccacattcaaaattaaagagtttgtttatgtgtggtcactgcataatattatatatataaacttaatttgGATACAATTTAAccgtttaacagcactaattcataaaaataatttatatatatatatatatatatatatatatatatatatatatatatacacacacacacacacacacacacacacacacacacaaacatgtgtttttttagtaCAGGTACagaataattgtattataaacTATTATATAACAGCTATTAAACTAGTATATGCACCTGATTGGTAcactttacaatttaaattttcacacacttatattttcatcttttattttaaaacatgatataatcttttaaaagtactgaaatgaatacattcaaaagcatattagtaattataataataataatagcaatatatattgaataatataaattacattaagattagttcatttcaatctttaataatttattcatttttactaaatgttacaaatatttaggtaaaatattaaaatataaaagtaaatatatacaagTTTATGTTTTGTagtacatatatacaaacaaataattgtattacattttattgatggCTAGGTTGCATATACTGTTATTTATAGTCAGTAAAAGTGACCCACCTAAAGATTTGAGTGCCAAAGTCGAGAAAAGCACAAGCAGAATGGGTATAAGGTACTGAAGGGTGACCACAGTCAAGTAGCAGAAAACTCTTGTCACCTGCATAAAAGgagtttaaaaacattacatcatCATATGCGTTACATTATTAAAGCAAATTTGTTGTTAACAGTGCACTTTGTGTCACATTTTAGCCCCACCTTCCTCTGGATGTCAATGGCAGCGATACGCCCCGCCTCTTTCTTCATTTGCTCCACCCACTTCTGTGCCAGATTGAGATAGGCCTGCAGGTGATAGCGGGTGAGCAGCAGCCGCAAAACACACAGCACCACGATCGTCCAAAGACGCACCGAGTTAAAGGCAGAACTAGAAAGTCTGGAAAAGCAGAAAGTAGTTATagtcaaatattacaattttaaataaactatataaacaaatacagtaaaataaataaataaataaataaataaaaataataataatatatatatatattatatataaaagaataatgaaaaatatttaatattaaatgtattaatttattaaatatttagttagaATCATTttactgatatttatatattttattatattctaaatattatttatatattataaatctatatagtaaaaaaataatatatatatatatatatatatatatatatatatatatatatatatatatatatatttttttttttttttttttttttttttttttaatttatttatttagtttgttttttgtgcaattacattttgcaaacatACAGTTAAATTTACAAATCAACTTACAAGGTAACAGAGGTCTTTCCCATGGGGGCATTGCCTAGGAAGTCTCTAGCAATGGGTTTAATCCACATCACAATAACAACCAGTGGAGACAAAAAACTCATGTGCAAAAGGATCCTAAAAggcaaaacatatataaataaactgttgTGGCAAATCGAATCAAACTCTATATGAATGCAGTATTCTCATTTCAGTTCATGTTTATTCCTTATGAAATACAATCTTGAGCGTCCTACTGAATGATTGGACGATCGGTGTTCATCTGAACAGCGTCTAGATGGGTTTGGGCCAACCGCAATCCGGGGAAAGCGAGGAGAGCTCCAATGAAGGCACAAATGACAGCCAGCCCCAACTTGACTGACAGTTTGGTGAAGGGAACGCTGTTAAAAAGTTCAAACATTGCAGGTGTTTTGACGACGGAAGAATATACTGCTGTTGCCGTCAAAGCACTGATGAATACTTACGACCATTCGTAGCCTTGCTTTCTGGCAAAGACCTCGAAATTGTCGAAAAGACTGGTAAAtcctgcaaaaatacaaaacaaaagaaaacaaaaaaacagataacttgTCAAGCAATTCAAACATTAATGCACCAAAGCAAAAACGTCCCTTGGCTTTTAGAACACAGGTCAGATAATCACATACCGGGCTCAAGGCCAAACTCCAGGTAGTCTTCTCTCACTACAAGGACCAGCATTGCAATGAGAAGAGATAAGAAGCCAAAAGCCAGACACACGGAGCGCTCGCCACCCTCCTCGGAGCGAAAGTAGTGGGTCGTGAGAAGATACAGCGTCCTCCTGAAAACTTGAGTCAAGGACAACAAGACAAGCCTACAAGAACGTACTCGTTTTCCACACAGAGATAGAAATCTGTCACTTTTCATATTCAGGACAAGGTAAGTCACATCTGAATTTCTCAGGCAGCATCAGCTCCGTTCAGCCCGAAGGATACAAGCAGAAGAACACAGACAGCACACACCAGATGGAAGCAATGTTGACTTCCTTGCTGGCATCCACCACGCTGTAGTAGCCTTCGGTGAAGAGGTAGATCCCCGTGGCATAGACGGCAAAATCAATCAGCCACTGGTACTCAACAAAGAACCGCAAAACTGTGAGGggcagtaaaaacaaaactcaaGATCAAACTTATTGATTTACAGCCTTTTTTGGTGCCAGAACTTACCAAGAGCGTCTAAGACATTCACAGGCGCGCTCTCCAGGTGAAGATCAATGTCTTTCGGGACCGTGAGCGGCTTGGATTCTCCGTGTCCGTTTTGCCTCCTGGAAACAACAAGAGGTTAAGAATAAGTCAAGCGTAAGTCCCCACAGAAAACCAACAGTTGCGCTGACTCGAGCTCGCACCTGTCTCGCCTGCTGGTTTTAGGAATCTGTTTCCCCGCAAGGGCGCACAACTCGCCTTCAGACGGATGTTTGAACCTGAAAAGGCTGAGAAAACCAGTACGCGGTGTTAGAAAGACCCGCGTTTAGTTACGTCACGTCACGTCAAAAAAGTAGTGCGCACTCACCTGCCGTTACATAGGAGCCAGCGAGCAAAGGAGAGATGCGGGGCCATTCTTTGCATTATGCTGACCGCCAGCAAGCTCACCACCAACTGAACTCCCATTAGAGCCTTAAAATAGACAAACGTACACAGCATGtctattaatacataaaataatgtcGACTTATACCTTTACAGATTAAAAACATACCAAATCCAACAAGGCGTTCTGGAGAGCCCTTTTTTAGTTAAAGCACTGATATTAGTTATAccatacaaaaatgttatttaaactatataattgcctaaatcataaaaatattggTGGACCTATTGCTAGGcggatggattttttttttactacgtAAACAGTCCTCTTCATGTATTCTTGCGCGCGGGAAAGTAGCCGCACGAGAGGAGTTAACAAAATTAATTGTAAGTTTGCACAGACAAAATTAGTATGTTATTTATGACATTAGTCTACCttaaacagtttaaaagtttcGTGGTTATTTTCAATTTTGAGACGTGCCTTGCCTTATAGAGTTCCCTGTTAAAAGCAATACAGTAAACGTGACTTTTGTCGTTTTACAAGCTAAAACACAAGTCAAAGCGACATATTGTGTTAGTAAACAGCCTGTCACGTGAGCTTAACTTGTCTTGGAAAAACacgaaaatgctgaaaatgaatcCAGACATTGCCTTTAGCGTTTGTCACTTCACTACCTACTTGACTGCAGGCCTGTGCCAGTCACTCAAGATGAGCGCTAGAGTCATGCTGTCAGATTGAGCAGGTGGTCCACGCTGCAGACCCCCAAGACATGGGAAGTTAGCTAACATGCTACAGCTAACCGCCtataaaataccaaaaaaagcTACTACTGAGGTCCAAAACACAGTAAGGGTTTGCAATGCCGCAGCCACGCAAGCAGGACAAAACATAGCGTGTCCAAAATACTGCTTAGTTAACTAGTCCAGCACAAACCAGTCTGCAGGCTAGCATTAATGCTAACGTGATATCAACACAGATGCTACAAACAACAACCGACCAGATCGGTCGCGCGAAAGAGAGGGTTTACCGGGCGATTTAACGGCAAGACGAGTAAACATACTAACCATCTTCGTTTGGTGAGTTTAATGAATGGGTTTACGTCCCATGCAGCAAGCTCTCGTGGTGACACTTGAGCGTTTGAACAGCTGAAGGAGTATTTTGATGACGCGTTCGGCAATCGCTCGCTCTGATTGGTCCATCTCGAAGCCGCACGAGAGCTGCGATTCTATTGGTCGATGCGGCAACGCAGCGACGCTTTGATTGGTCCTCGTTGGTGAAACGGCGAACGTCGCTCGTTTCCTTCAAGGACAGAAATAAAACCGGGAGGGCCGAGACGCGCAGCGACAAATGGGGAAGTGTTGAGGCGACGCACGCTCGCAAACGGCATGCTCGGGCTTTTCTGAACGTTTTGTGGTATGCTTGCGTAATAGTTATCAGGTACATCACACGACGCGGTTATTCAGCGATAAGAAAGTCAAAATTGGTTCTTGATTAATTTGGCAAGCTTTAAATCTTTCTATAGTTATTTCTACGTAGTTGATTGTATGTTTACTGCAGCTATGGAGATGTTTGATGTGAATAACTGTTAAGCCTGCTACGCTCTCAGCTGTTctcctgttttattttgttgtttttttttctcccaaaaaGGCAGTCACTGCTGCCAAATGACTAAATCCTATTGGTCATGACATGCATGGTCATACATGTGTTTTTAAGGACCCTCTTATCGTCAAGAATCCTGACCCTGctaaaaaatacaatagaagCCCAAATAGAAACCATCAAAGAAAGTCGAATGGTTCCCATTAATataacattgcttttttttcagtaaaacatCACGACATtcctttttgttgtgtgttttggatATTTTTCCAGTAGGATTTAACATCCTACCAATGTAACCCATCACATACCAGTAGACGCCATTATAGTTCCCATTGCAACCATTAAACTCATTACATTTTCTATGCTGTTTTGGGAAGGTTTCTATAGTTCTTTCAGCAGGGGAGGCGCAGATGGTTTGTAAGTTTCaagtacatgtttttttgttttgtttagataaAGTTCTTTGCGTTATATTACAAGCTCTTCAGTATTGCTGTCCAATAAGCAGTATAAGTAGACCATTGACACCAGCGGTCTCTTATCTGGTAGGTCAGAGGAGCCCGAACAGCGGACAAAAAGCAAACTTGATTGAGGGCCAActgaatatattcaaatgtattattataattaaaaaaatctatgcaaaaacacaaagatgAATTAAGACTGAAGATACGCTCCAATGCCGATGACATGTTTTATTGCGTGATATGGCATGGCTGGGTCATCATGGGACAACTTTGGCGTGCAGGTCCCGGTTTGGGCATCTATCTCTGCAGGTGTATGATGCATATAAACTTAAACGTCCCAATCTGAACCAAAGAGAAAGGTGAAAACCTTGCATTTCCCTCTCCTCTGAAAACCATCTGTGTGGTCCTTAAAGAACCCAGAAACTGAACTGGGGTGTGTTCCCCATAAGCACCGCTTTAGCTATGATCACAACTTCCCTTCATCTCCATTGATAATGGCCATAGCTGCTTTTGGGGAACGCACTGCAAAAGAAGCTACAAGACAACATCCAAACACCCCAAAGAGCCATGTCGAAAATTCCTTTTGATAAGATTTTTCTTATCCTTTTGAACAACTTTTTTGAACATAAGAGGTTTTATTCGTATAGCGCACATTACGGTATATTACTGTAGTTTAaatctttttacaaaaaaaaaaataagtctgGGCCTCCATCCCCTGTGAAACAAACGCATTTGCTAAGAGATAATTACGCGGAAGCGAATGCGATGTGGTTAAACTTGGAACAACACgctttaatgtttatattttaatgaactaATGATTTGTTGATTGCGAATTAAAAACGCATTTCTTAccagcactttaaaaaaatcagttttttttttttttagttcaatcGCTAAACGCCTTTAAATGAAGAATTCAACCAGTTGAACTGTTCGGGGCTGTATAGCGCTGCAGACGCGCACGGCTTTCACGCGACTTGCATGATAATTGGTCACGCGCATTGAGAGGACCCAGATATGCGCTTGAACTTGACCTTCTGAATTGCGTGGCTAAAAGACATGAGTATGCCCCTTGCACTCTTCTTATATGTGCCAATCACTCGTTAAGACTGATGTTCAATGCTCATTTCCATAAAATCCAGTCCGGCTCCAATTAAAGCACTGTGACATTCCCAGGCGAGTCTTTTCCCACGAAACAGCCAGCGTGGAAACAACTCTCCACAACGACTTTGGGTATGTATGCTAGTGAGAAGTCTTTAACTTGTTTCTAGTTGCAGGAGTGTTTGTGATTTGGCTTACTgagatgttgttgttttgcttttaattggGAAACTTTTGGGAAATTGGGGAAAAAGTATGtcgtacaaaaaaaatacttataaataCTACTTTAATCTGATTGggctacattaaaaaaaaaaaatctttgcaatttttctttctttgcgaCGTTCTTTTAAATGGGgcttgtttttattacgttgatttttcttttagaatgaaattctttttagaatctgTATCTTTCTTACGTAATAATGACGTGCCGAATGCGTGTTTTGCTTGAAACGATCTTCATTgctctgatttttaaaaaaaaaaatccgtcCTACCACAAATCTTAAGTGCATccaattttgtgaaaaaaaaaataaattaaaataaataaataaatcataaacttTATTCGTCGTAGACTTTTGGCATTGACCGCGGGCGAGCTGTGTTTGTTAGGAAAAGGATATGATTCAGCCCGGAggtttttgtttagatttggTGTTTGACCTGTGACCTGGGGTCAAACAGAAACGTGTATAATTTGAGCAAAGGGTCAAGGCCAACCTGTGAAGCATGCCTACACAGAGACcggttttttggttttgttgtgtttttttttttaactgtaacatcgacagtttttttttaagattggGACATTTGAGCAAAAGCGtatatttccatttatttttaaattagagaTTCGTTTACCATTATTGAACGATTTTGTCGAATCAGCAAAGTCTTATTGTTCGAAAACCATTTCGTTCCCACAACAAAGTCTATAAAAATACAGACTAATTAGGAAATGCTGGTATCGATTATTGTCTCATTTTACGGCGTTGCCGTGGCCCTTAAATATgctgtaataaataattgtattttgtacGAAACGTGATCAGTTTTGATATAGTTTTTAAGCTCAGTTTTGAACGTTACCGTATGTTGTCCACAATACTGCAGCTCTTAAAAATGAAGTGTGTTTTCACAGCGATATGACTAGTTCTTGACTAGAACCTTTTGTGGAATCAGTGGAAAAGTAAACGTTCTTTTTGGAACCATTGATGGATATTtagaaccttttatttttaagaacgcattctattttttttttaaattccgtTTCACTCGAGTT
This window of the Puntigrus tetrazona isolate hp1 chromosome 22, ASM1883169v1, whole genome shotgun sequence genome carries:
- the tmem161a gene encoding transmembrane protein 161A, with the translated sequence MALMGVQLVVSLLAVSIMQRMAPHLSFARWLLCNGSLFRFKHPSEGELCALAGKQIPKTSRRDRRQNGHGESKPLTVPKDIDLHLESAPVNVLDALVLRFFVEYQWLIDFAVYATGIYLFTEGYYSVVDASKEVNIASIWCVLSVFFCLRTLYLLTTHYFRSEEGGERSVCLAFGFLSLLIAMLVLVVREDYLEFGLEPGFTSLFDNFEVFARKQGYEWSVPFTKLSVKLGLAVICAFIGALLAFPGLRLAQTHLDAVQMNTDRPIIQILLHMSFLSPLVVIVMWIKPIARDFLGNAPMGKTSVTLLSSSAFNSVRLWTIVVLCVLRLLLTRYHLQAYLNLAQKWVEQMKKEAGRIAAIDIQRKVTRVFCYLTVVTLQYLIPILLVLFSTLALKSLGDFSWGLGAEPPSVTPAPVLPTAPPPVPRPEDDEDVEDMEEDIQATVAHVTELFIALRGLLTPIFFRGILAFLTWWVAACQLVSSLFGIYFHQYLMHN